In the genome of Euleptes europaea isolate rEulEur1 chromosome 7, rEulEur1.hap1, whole genome shotgun sequence, one region contains:
- the OLIG3 gene encoding oligodendrocyte transcription factor 3, which yields MNSDSSSASSRASSPDMEELYLRDQLQHLQQRRHHQHQHHHHHEGRLNSVSSTQGGEGGAAGGAAEGLARGGGGKGAAAGEGGKFKLKKQLSEQDLQQLRLKINGRERKRMHDLNLAMDGLREVMPYAHGPSVRKLSKIATLLLARNYILMLTSSLEEMKRLLGEIYGGPHAAFHCGAAAAAGAHPPHAALHPPHPLLGGALSAANPPAAAAAALSAALPALGAIRPPPALLKSPPAPPALPLGGGGGFQHWAGLPCPCSICQVPPPPHLAALSSAAGLARIAAETKDLLK from the coding sequence ATGAATTCCGACTCCAGCTCGGCCTCCAGCAGAGCATCCTCGCCAGACATGGAGGAGCTGTACCTGCGCGACCAGCTCCAGCACCTGCAGCAGCGCCGCCACCACCAgcaccagcaccaccaccaccacgaggGCCGGCTCAACTCGGTGTCGTCGACGCAGGGGGGCGAGGGGGGCGCGGCGGGGGGCGCGGCGGAGGGGCTggcgcggggcggcggcggcaaggGCGCGGCGGCGGGCGAGGGCGGCAAGTTCAAGCTGAAGAAGCAGCTGTCGGAGCAGGACCTGCAGCAGCTGCGCCTGAAGATCAACGGGCGCGAGCGCAAGCGCATGCACGACCTCAACCTGGCCATGGACGGGCTGCGCGAGGTGATGCCCTACGCGCACGGGCCCTCGGTGCGCAAGCTCTCCAAGATCGCCACCCTGCTGCTGGCGCGCAACTACATCCTCATGCTCACCAGCTCGCTGGAGGAGATGAAGCGGCTGCTGGGCGAGATCTACGGCGGGCCCCACGCCGCCTTCCACtgcggggccgccgccgccgccggggccCACCCGCCCCACGCCGCCCTCCACccgccccaccccctgctgggcgGCGCCCTCTCCGCCGCCAACCCCCCcgccgcagccgccgccgccctctCGGCCGCCCTGCCCGCCCTCGGCGCCATCCGGCCGCCCCCCGCGCTGCTCAAGAGCCCCCCCGCGCCCCCGGCCCTCccgctgggcggcggcggcggcttccaGCACTGGGCCGGCCTGCCCTGCCCCTGCAGCATCTGCCAGGTGCCCCCGCCGCCCCACCTGGCCGCCCTCTCCAGCGCCGCCGGCCTGGCCAGGATCGCCGCCGAGACCAAGGACCTGCTCAAGTGA